A window of Brachybacterium fresconis contains these coding sequences:
- a CDS encoding sialidase family protein, with protein sequence MISLGHSPAPVPDAPLPHTVLARAGEGPWPRYRIVGLVHLGDGQVLAAFDGRDTGQDVPDPTGLVQRRSLDGGRTWGSFETLRAADREGRHWYCDPSFVRDRETGALHVFHTHAKDRGVWDAAAGTDDADRDVLGSAVATSVDQGRTWSYRSVTAVAAPPELMRTAFPTSGAGLQLRRGPHAGRLLQPYCGWFWADGTREVVRSYVLFSDDHGQTWQRGEAVGEDMDETTIVELSDGQVLLNSRDHARGGHRRVAVSGDGGATWEDRGIDEQFVDPGNNAQLARRFPDADPADPRSRMLLFSSSWDRFARIRGTLSRSADDGASWTEALVFEPGPLDYSVVQPLDDGAIGVLWEVESREIRFVRVEAEQLEAEQLEAASSEAQPLEM encoded by the coding sequence GTGATCTCCCTCGGCCACAGCCCCGCCCCGGTCCCGGATGCCCCGCTCCCCCACACGGTCCTGGCCCGGGCCGGGGAGGGGCCGTGGCCGCGCTATCGCATCGTGGGCCTGGTCCATCTCGGGGACGGCCAGGTCCTGGCCGCCTTCGACGGGCGCGACACCGGGCAGGACGTGCCCGACCCGACCGGCCTGGTCCAGCGCCGCTCGCTGGACGGCGGCCGCACCTGGGGATCTTTCGAGACGCTGCGCGCAGCGGATCGCGAGGGGCGGCACTGGTACTGCGACCCCAGCTTCGTCCGGGACCGCGAGACCGGTGCGCTGCACGTGTTCCACACCCATGCGAAGGATCGCGGGGTCTGGGACGCGGCGGCCGGGACCGACGACGCCGACCGCGACGTGCTCGGCTCGGCCGTCGCCACCAGCGTCGACCAGGGCCGGACCTGGTCGTACCGCTCCGTCACCGCCGTCGCCGCACCACCGGAGCTGATGCGCACGGCGTTCCCCACCTCGGGGGCCGGGCTCCAGCTGCGCCGCGGTCCGCACGCCGGGCGCCTGCTGCAGCCCTACTGCGGATGGTTCTGGGCCGACGGGACCCGCGAGGTGGTCCGCTCCTATGTGCTGTTCTCCGACGATCACGGGCAGACGTGGCAGCGGGGCGAGGCCGTCGGCGAGGACATGGACGAGACCACGATCGTGGAGCTCTCCGACGGGCAGGTGCTGCTGAACTCCCGCGATCACGCCCGCGGCGGGCACCGCCGGGTCGCGGTCTCCGGTGACGGCGGCGCGACCTGGGAGGACCGCGGCATCGACGAGCAGTTCGTGGACCCCGGCAACAACGCCCAGCTGGCCCGGCGCTTCCCCGATGCCGATCCCGCGGATCCGCGCTCGCGGATGCTGCTCTTCAGCAGCTCCTGGGACCGCTTCGCTCGGATCCGAGGGACCCTCAGCAGGTCCGCGGACGACGGGGCGAGCTGGACCGAAGCACTCGTGTTCGAGCCGGGTCCGCTGGACTACTCGGTGGTGCAGCCGCTGGACGACGGGGCGATCGGGGTCCTCTGGGAGGTCGAGTCGCGCGAGATCCGCTTCGTCCGGGTCGAGGCGGAGCAGCTCGAGGCGGAGCAGCTCGAGGCGGCGAGCAGCGAGGCGCAGCCGCTCGAGATGTAG
- a CDS encoding sialidase family protein: MDDHLTRRGLLGTAAAVTALGAGTAAAGALPPPKENGRRHGTYEDQALAWSGYQGVDNFRIPALAVAPNGDLLAAFDKRPGFGDAPAPNSVWQRRSRDGGHTWGEPTVVRQGFESDVPGEKLGYSDPSYVVDREAGLIYCFCVFSKDTGVWNGQYGNDDEDRDVLSANLSVSRDSGETWEHRSVTEIVKPADCRATFASSGAGIQLRFGKHAGRLIQQYAGFFRGDGDGEIVQAYSVYSDDHGQSWTMGTPVGTEMDENKVVELSDGTLMMNSREHVRTGHRWVALSHDGGETWQDLHRDPSLRDPGNNAQITRAYPDAPQGSAKARVLLFSHADHEPDDRVNGTIEISTDDGATWERKRVFDPGVCQYSVIIAIGRDEYALLYEAADSTITFARLDVDWILSR, from the coding sequence ATGGATGACCACCTGACCCGACGTGGCCTGCTCGGAACGGCCGCCGCCGTGACCGCGCTCGGGGCCGGCACCGCTGCCGCCGGGGCGCTGCCCCCGCCGAAGGAGAACGGCCGCCGCCACGGCACCTACGAGGACCAGGCGCTGGCCTGGTCCGGTTACCAGGGCGTGGACAACTTCCGCATCCCCGCCCTGGCCGTCGCCCCCAACGGTGACCTGCTGGCCGCCTTCGACAAGCGTCCCGGCTTCGGGGACGCGCCGGCGCCGAACTCCGTGTGGCAGCGCCGCTCCCGAGACGGCGGGCACACCTGGGGCGAGCCGACGGTGGTGCGTCAGGGCTTCGAGTCCGACGTGCCCGGCGAGAAGCTCGGCTACTCCGACCCGTCCTATGTGGTCGACCGGGAGGCCGGTCTGATCTACTGCTTCTGCGTGTTCTCGAAGGACACCGGGGTGTGGAACGGGCAGTACGGCAACGACGACGAGGACCGCGACGTGCTCAGCGCCAACCTCTCCGTCAGCCGCGACTCGGGCGAGACCTGGGAGCACCGCTCGGTCACCGAGATCGTCAAGCCGGCGGACTGCCGTGCCACCTTCGCCTCCTCCGGCGCCGGCATCCAGCTGCGCTTCGGAAAGCACGCGGGCCGCCTGATCCAGCAGTACGCGGGGTTCTTCCGCGGCGACGGCGACGGCGAGATCGTCCAGGCCTACTCCGTCTACTCCGACGACCACGGGCAGAGCTGGACCATGGGCACCCCGGTCGGCACCGAGATGGACGAGAACAAGGTCGTCGAGCTCTCCGACGGCACGCTGATGATGAACTCCCGCGAGCATGTGCGCACCGGGCACCGGTGGGTGGCGCTCAGCCACGACGGCGGCGAGACCTGGCAGGACCTGCACCGCGACCCGTCCCTGCGGGATCCGGGCAACAACGCGCAGATCACTCGGGCCTACCCGGATGCGCCGCAGGGCTCCGCGAAGGCCCGCGTCCTGCTGTTCTCCCACGCGGACCACGAGCCCGACGACCGCGTGAACGGCACGATCGAGATCTCGACCGATGACGGCGCCACCTGGGAGCGCAAGCGCGTCTTCGATCCCGGCGTCTGCCAGTACTCCGTGATCATCGCGATCGGACGCGATGAATACGCTCTGCTGTACGAAGCTGCGGACTCGACCATCACCTTCGCCCGACTCGACGTGGATTGGATCCTCTCGCGGTGA
- a CDS encoding N-acetylmannosamine-6-phosphate 2-epimerase, whose amino-acid sequence MHPLIAPLEGSLIVSCQAYPGEPMRDPRTMAQVAAAVSAGGASAVRAQGLQDIRAVQDAVDEPVIGIWKDGAEGVFITPTLEHCLAVIDAGADILALDGTRRDRPDGRTLEQTITAVRERFDGPLMADCDSVDSALAAADLGIDLIGTTLAGYTRARPTTTGPDLDLLRRLADQLPSSSVLIAEGRVHTPAQAAACRTAGAHAVVVGTAITHPTTLTTWFHDAVTSS is encoded by the coding sequence ATGCACCCCCTGATCGCTCCGCTCGAGGGCTCGTTGATCGTCTCCTGCCAGGCCTACCCCGGGGAGCCGATGCGCGATCCGCGCACCATGGCCCAGGTCGCCGCCGCCGTCAGCGCCGGCGGCGCATCCGCCGTCCGCGCCCAGGGCCTGCAGGACATCCGCGCCGTCCAGGACGCCGTCGACGAGCCCGTCATCGGAATCTGGAAGGACGGCGCCGAGGGCGTGTTCATCACCCCCACCCTGGAGCACTGCCTCGCCGTGATCGACGCCGGCGCCGACATCCTCGCCCTGGACGGCACCCGGCGCGACCGCCCCGACGGCCGCACGCTCGAACAAACCATCACCGCAGTGCGCGAACGCTTCGACGGCCCCCTCATGGCCGACTGCGACTCCGTCGACTCCGCCCTCGCCGCCGCCGACCTCGGCATCGACCTCATCGGCACCACCCTCGCCGGCTACACCCGAGCCCGACCCACGACCACCGGCCCCGACCTCGACCTGCTGCGCCGTCTCGCCGACCAGCTCCCCAGCAGCTCCGTGCTGATCGCCGAGGGCCGCGTCCACACCCCCGCCCAAGCCGCCGCCTGCCGCACCGCCGGCGCCCACGCCGTCGTCGTCGGCACCGCCATCACCCACCCCACCACCCTCACCACCTGGTTCCACGATGCCGTCACCAGCAGCTGA
- a CDS encoding ROK family protein — MSDPVLALDLGGTKIRAALVTGAGGDGGARVSSAPRVERVATVATPATEGAAAILDAALELAEQVRGGAAIRAVGISSAGVIDTARGAVTHATDALTGWAGTAIAPVVLERFAVPVSVLNDVHAHGLGEARFGVGRGRASLLLVAVGTGIGGCQVLDGSPVLGSRGAAGHIGHLAVPEAEGVPCPCGRTGHLEGLASGPGIVRLARRLGADPAPADGHALARAARGGDRTACEAYRIAAVATGRTIGGLLNVLDAEVVALTGGVSEAESLWRDAVSEGIAHDAMDVVADTPVLAARAGNHAALLGAAARAEDALRAS, encoded by the coding sequence GTGTCTGATCCGGTCCTCGCCCTCGACCTCGGGGGCACCAAGATCCGTGCCGCCCTGGTCACCGGGGCGGGGGGCGATGGCGGGGCGCGTGTCTCCTCGGCCCCACGGGTCGAGCGCGTCGCCACCGTGGCCACCCCCGCGACGGAGGGCGCTGCGGCGATCCTCGACGCCGCGCTCGAGCTGGCCGAGCAGGTGCGCGGCGGCGCCGCGATCCGGGCGGTGGGGATCTCCTCGGCCGGCGTGATCGACACCGCCCGCGGCGCGGTCACCCATGCCACCGATGCGCTGACCGGCTGGGCCGGGACCGCGATCGCACCGGTCGTCCTCGAGCGCTTCGCGGTCCCGGTCAGCGTGCTGAACGATGTGCACGCCCACGGACTCGGCGAGGCCCGCTTCGGGGTCGGTCGCGGGCGCGCCTCCCTGCTGCTGGTCGCCGTCGGCACCGGGATCGGCGGCTGCCAGGTCCTGGACGGCTCCCCCGTGCTGGGCTCCCGCGGCGCCGCCGGGCACATCGGCCATCTGGCGGTGCCCGAGGCCGAGGGCGTGCCCTGCCCCTGCGGTCGCACCGGCCACCTCGAGGGCCTCGCCTCCGGCCCGGGGATCGTGCGGCTGGCCCGGCGGCTGGGCGCCGATCCCGCACCGGCCGACGGCCACGCCCTCGCCCGGGCCGCCCGGGGTGGTGACCGGACGGCGTGCGAGGCGTACCGGATCGCCGCCGTCGCGACCGGCCGGACGATCGGCGGCCTGCTGAACGTGCTGGATGCGGAGGTGGTGGCGCTGACCGGTGGGGTGAGCGAGGCCGAGAGCCTCTGGCGCGACGCCGTGTCCGAGGGGATCGCGCACGATGCTATGGACGTCGTGGCCGACACCCCGGTGCTCGCCGCCCGCGCCGGGAACCATGCCGCGCTGCTGGGCGCCGCCGCCCGCGCCGAGGACGCGCTGCGCGCCTCCTGA
- a CDS encoding dihydrodipicolinate synthase family protein: MTTSTLSGVVPPLLTPLTADGDLDLPSLERLVSRLLDAGVDGIFALGSSGEVAFFDDAMRARVLEAVTGLVAGQVPVIAGAIDMQTHRVIQHLRAAERFDLAGYVVTAPFYAITGPEEIDTHFRAVAAAADAPVWAYDLPVCVHTKLAPAQLLRLGQDGVIAGVKDSSGDDVSFRRLSAANRAAGSPLTLMTGHEVVVDGAYLSGADGSVPGLGNVDPAGYVRMHRAARAGDWEQVRREQDRLVALFEIVFQPVGKVGPAAGVGAFKTALRELGVFSSNVMTSPMTPIEGEAVERIRAILTETGLREGASV, translated from the coding sequence ATGACCACCTCGACCCTCTCCGGCGTCGTCCCGCCCCTGCTGACCCCGCTGACCGCGGACGGCGACCTCGACCTCCCCTCGCTCGAGCGACTGGTCTCCCGACTCCTGGACGCCGGGGTCGACGGAATCTTCGCCCTCGGCTCCAGCGGCGAGGTGGCGTTCTTCGACGACGCGATGCGCGCCCGGGTGCTCGAGGCCGTCACCGGCCTCGTCGCCGGGCAGGTGCCGGTCATCGCCGGCGCCATCGACATGCAGACCCATCGCGTGATCCAGCACCTCCGGGCCGCGGAGCGCTTCGACCTCGCCGGATACGTCGTCACCGCCCCGTTCTACGCGATCACCGGACCCGAGGAGATCGACACCCATTTCCGCGCGGTCGCGGCCGCCGCCGACGCACCGGTCTGGGCCTATGACCTTCCTGTCTGCGTGCACACCAAGCTCGCCCCCGCCCAGCTGCTGCGGCTGGGGCAGGACGGCGTGATCGCCGGGGTCAAGGACTCCAGCGGCGACGACGTCTCCTTCCGTCGTCTGTCGGCCGCGAACCGGGCCGCCGGCTCCCCGCTGACCCTGATGACCGGCCACGAGGTCGTCGTCGACGGCGCCTATCTCTCGGGGGCCGACGGCTCCGTGCCGGGGCTCGGGAACGTCGATCCGGCTGGCTACGTGCGGATGCACCGCGCCGCCCGCGCGGGCGACTGGGAGCAGGTGCGCCGCGAGCAGGACCGCCTGGTCGCCCTGTTCGAGATCGTCTTCCAGCCCGTCGGCAAGGTCGGCCCGGCCGCCGGCGTGGGCGCCTTCAAGACCGCGCTGCGCGAGCTCGGGGTGTTCTCGTCCAACGTCATGACCTCCCCGATGACGCCGATCGAGGGCGAGGCCGTCGAGCGGATCCGGGCGATCCTCACCGAGACCGGGCTGCGGGAGGGCGCGAGTGTCTGA
- a CDS encoding ABC transporter ATP-binding protein: protein MTTPSAPQSVSERTGGNPPTIELQDVHVVHKLRTGGLFHPDTIRAVDGVSVSVRRGEVLGIVGESGSGKSTLARVMTGLQPVTSGNVLFNGEPMQRGRARRKELGRTVSVVFQDPSTALNPRLPVRETLMDPLRVHGIGTEPQRLARVQELLHLVGLPQSAIEVMPRQISGGQRQRVAIARALALDPQIIVADEPTSALDVSVRAQVLNLLMDLKRELGLGLVFISHDISTVRFVSDSIIVMNHGRVVEHDAARRIFTDAQDEYTCTLLAAAPSLL, encoded by the coding sequence ATGACCACCCCTTCCGCACCGCAGTCCGTCTCCGAACGCACCGGCGGGAACCCGCCCACCATCGAGCTGCAGGACGTGCACGTGGTGCACAAGCTGCGCACCGGCGGCCTCTTCCACCCGGACACCATCCGGGCGGTCGACGGCGTGAGCGTGTCCGTCCGCCGCGGCGAGGTGCTCGGCATCGTCGGCGAGTCCGGCTCGGGCAAATCGACCCTGGCCCGGGTGATGACCGGGCTGCAGCCCGTCACCAGCGGGAACGTCCTGTTCAACGGGGAGCCGATGCAGCGTGGGCGGGCTCGGCGCAAGGAGCTGGGCCGCACCGTCTCGGTGGTGTTCCAGGACCCGTCGACCGCCTTGAACCCGCGCCTGCCGGTGCGGGAGACGCTGATGGATCCGCTGCGCGTGCACGGCATCGGCACCGAGCCGCAGCGGCTGGCCCGCGTCCAGGAGCTGCTGCACCTGGTGGGCCTGCCCCAGTCGGCCATCGAGGTGATGCCCCGCCAGATCTCCGGCGGTCAGCGCCAGCGCGTCGCGATCGCCCGGGCCCTGGCCCTGGATCCGCAGATCATCGTCGCCGACGAGCCCACCAGCGCCCTCGACGTGTCGGTGCGCGCCCAGGTGCTGAACCTGCTGATGGACCTCAAGCGCGAGCTCGGCCTGGGCCTGGTGTTCATCTCCCACGACATCAGCACGGTCCGCTTCGTCTCGGACTCGATCATCGTGATGAACCACGGGAGGGTCGTCGAGCACGACGCCGCCCGGCGGATCTTCACCGATGCGCAGGACGAGTACACCTGCACCCTGCTCGCCGCTGCACCGTCGTTGCTCTGA
- a CDS encoding dipeptide/oligopeptide/nickel ABC transporter permease/ATP-binding protein gives MRPKLGSRLQAVSGRPLAPLTALPWPSRIAVTFLMLLVLVAIAAPVAAPYDPLATGTPVLPPSGEHWMGTDAIGRDIFSRVVHGARASLLIGLLATAAALVAAMVLGSFAATASKIPSEILMRTLDVVMSFPGIALAAVFVAVFGTSLPVLIFAIGFIYVPQLARVIRGNVLAQFGEDYVAASQVMGASTPWILVKHVARNCIAPIMVFATVLVADAIVLEASLSFINAGVPPPDPSWGNILAEGKQLLLSGYWWPTFFPGLAILLTVLSLNILSEGLTDAMASPRIRTKVDVEADERAEEQSAERSAEESVERSDEKPAGGLGARDEEASHRLLVDSLAALRRAELSRPERPAVDDSQPPLLQVEDLRVAFPEAHGDIDILDGISFEVRPGETMGLVGESGSGKSVASLAVMGLLPTTAQVSGSVELDGVDLLTLPSKQLNALRGHEIAMIYQDALSSLNPSMLIRSQMAQLTRRGGTRSASELLELVGLEPKRTLSAYPHELSGGQRQRVLIAMALTRDPKLVIADEPTTALDVTVQKQVVDLLNSLREELGFAMVFVSHDLALVAQLAHRVTVMYAGQVMEQGTTHEMLIDPRHEYTRGLLGSVLSIEAGADRLHQVSGTVPSPRDFADGDRFAPRSLDPSADPTTRPQLLGIGASGHRVASTGAVPAPLAPLEGDPR, from the coding sequence ATGCGACCGAAGCTCGGATCCCGCCTCCAGGCCGTCAGCGGCCGGCCGCTGGCACCCCTCACCGCCCTGCCCTGGCCCAGCCGTATCGCCGTCACCTTCCTGATGCTGCTGGTCCTGGTGGCGATCGCCGCTCCGGTGGCCGCCCCGTACGATCCGCTGGCGACCGGAACCCCCGTGCTGCCGCCGAGCGGGGAGCACTGGATGGGCACGGACGCCATCGGCCGCGACATCTTCTCCCGCGTCGTGCACGGCGCCCGCGCCTCCCTGCTGATCGGCCTGCTCGCGACCGCCGCTGCCCTGGTGGCCGCGATGGTGCTGGGCTCCTTCGCCGCCACGGCGTCGAAGATCCCCTCCGAGATCCTGATGCGCACGCTCGATGTGGTCATGTCCTTCCCCGGCATCGCCCTGGCCGCCGTGTTCGTGGCGGTCTTCGGCACCTCGCTGCCGGTGCTGATCTTCGCGATCGGCTTCATCTACGTCCCCCAGCTGGCCCGGGTGATCCGCGGCAACGTCCTGGCGCAGTTCGGCGAGGACTACGTGGCGGCCTCGCAGGTGATGGGCGCCTCGACCCCGTGGATCCTGGTCAAGCACGTGGCTCGCAACTGCATCGCGCCGATCATGGTCTTCGCGACCGTGCTGGTCGCCGACGCGATCGTGCTCGAGGCCTCGCTGTCCTTCATCAACGCGGGCGTGCCGCCGCCGGACCCCTCCTGGGGCAACATCCTCGCCGAGGGCAAGCAGCTGCTGCTGTCCGGCTACTGGTGGCCGACGTTCTTCCCCGGCCTGGCGATCCTGCTGACCGTGCTCTCGCTGAACATCCTCTCCGAAGGGCTCACCGATGCCATGGCGAGCCCGCGGATCCGCACGAAGGTCGACGTCGAGGCCGACGAGCGCGCCGAGGAGCAATCTGCCGAACGCTCCGCCGAGGAGTCCGTCGAGCGATCGGACGAGAAACCCGCCGGAGGGCTCGGCGCGAGAGACGAGGAGGCCTCGCACCGATTGCTGGTCGACTCCCTCGCCGCGCTGCGTCGGGCGGAGCTGTCGCGTCCGGAGCGTCCGGCGGTCGACGACTCGCAGCCTCCCCTGCTGCAGGTCGAGGACCTGCGCGTCGCCTTCCCGGAGGCGCACGGTGACATCGACATCCTCGACGGCATCTCCTTCGAGGTCCGCCCCGGCGAGACCATGGGGCTGGTCGGCGAATCCGGCTCCGGCAAGTCCGTGGCGTCGCTGGCCGTGATGGGGCTGCTGCCGACCACCGCACAGGTCAGCGGCTCGGTCGAGCTCGACGGCGTCGATCTGCTGACGCTTCCCTCGAAGCAGCTCAACGCCCTGCGCGGACACGAGATCGCGATGATCTACCAGGACGCGCTGAGCTCGCTGAACCCCTCGATGCTGATCCGCTCGCAGATGGCGCAGCTGACCCGCCGCGGCGGGACCCGCTCGGCCTCGGAGCTGCTGGAGCTGGTGGGACTGGAGCCGAAGCGCACCCTGTCCGCCTACCCGCACGAGCTCTCCGGAGGCCAGCGCCAGCGCGTGCTGATCGCGATGGCGCTGACCCGTGATCCGAAGCTGGTGATCGCCGACGAGCCGACCACCGCGCTGGACGTGACCGTGCAGAAGCAGGTCGTGGACCTGCTGAACTCCCTGCGCGAGGAGCTCGGCTTCGCGATGGTGTTCGTCAGCCATGACCTCGCCCTGGTCGCCCAGCTCGCCCACCGGGTGACGGTCATGTACGCGGGGCAGGTGATGGAGCAGGGCACCACCCACGAGATGCTCATCGATCCGCGCCACGAGTACACCCGCGGCCTGCTGGGCTCGGTGCTGTCGATCGAGGCCGGAGCCGACCGGCTCCACCAGGTCTCCGGCACCGTCCCCTCCCCCCGCGACTTCGCCGACGGCGACCGCTTCGCGCCGCGCTCGCTGGATCCGTCGGCCGATCCCACCACGCGCCCGCAGCTGCTGGGGATCGGTGCCTCCGGTCACCGCGTGGCCAGCACCGGGGCCGTCCCTGCTCCGCTCGCGCCCCTCGAAGGAGACCCGCGATGA